A window of Burkholderiales bacterium genomic DNA:
CGAAAAGGATCACCGGGATGGTGGCCTGGCCGATGAAGCGGGTGGCGTTGACCAGGGGCTCGTAGACCCAGCCCAGGGACTGGAGCCCGATGCCCAGCACGAAGGCCCAGATGGGGGGCATGGTGGCGACGACGCGCCACACCGAGGGCTGGTCGGCGGCATTGCCCCGGTGGGACCCCAGGCGGGTGCAGATCCACACCCCCACGCTCCACACCACCGGGATGGTCATCAGCATGTCGTTGAACACCGCGTAGCGCAGCGCCTCCGGCCCGTAGAAGAACTGCAGCACCGGCACCCCGATGTTGAAGGTGTTGCCGAACATGCCGCCCACCATCAGCACCGCCCGGGTCGTGTCGTTGAGAGGGCGGCCGATCGGAGAACGATAGAGGATCCAGTACAGCACGACCCCGGAGGCCAGGGAGCCGATGCCCACCAGCAGAGGCACCCGCAGCAGGTCGCCGGTGATGGGCGTGGTGGCGGAGACGGCGAAGATGATGGCCGGGTAGAAGACGTACATCACCAGCCGGTTGAGCTGGCTGCGCAGGGGGGCGAGGGGCGCATCGCGAAAGACGAGGGGCCAGAGCGCCCCCGCCGCCACTAGCAGGGACAGGGGCAGCATCACCTGCACCATCAGGCCAACGAACTGGGAGTAGCGGTCCATCGGTTCTCCAAATCCCGGTGGGGCGCAAGCTGGCGGGAAGCGCAGGCGCGCGGGCCTGCCCTTCTTCTGTGGGCAGCGTCCCGGCCTTCGCCCGCCTATCTTTTGCCCTTCGCCTCCGGGTTGACCAGATCGGGGGGATCGCCCCGGGTCAAGGCCGCCACCAGGTTTTCAGCGGCCTTTTTCGCCATGTTGAGACGGGTGGAGCGGGTCGCGCTGGCGATGTGGGGCGCCAGCACCACGTTCTTGAGCCGGAGGAACTCAGGGTGGAGGTTCGGTTCGTTCTCGTACACGTCCAGCCCGGCAGCAGCGATGGTGCCGTCCCGCAGGGCCTCCGCCAGCGCCGCATCGTCCACCACCCCGCCTCGGGCGGCGTTAATGAGGATGGCAGTACGCTTCATCTTCTTGAACTCGGCGGCGCCGATCAGGTGGTGGGTCTCGGGCGTGTAAGGACAGTGCAGGGTCACGAAGTCCGAGCGGGCGAGGAGCTCCTCCTTGGATACGAAGGTGGCGCTGCAGCGGCGCTCCACGTCCGGCGCGACCCGGTGGCGGTTCCAGTAGAGCACCTGCATGTCGAATCCGAGGGCGCGCCGGGCTACCGCCTGGCCGATGCGTCCCATGCCGATGATGCCGAGGGTGGCCCCGTGCACGTCGGCCCCCAGGAGTTGCTTCAACTCCCAGCGCTTCCACCGGCCGTCGCGCAGGTAGGCCTCCGCCTCGGTTAGGCGCCTGGCCGCCCCGAGGAGGAGGGCCCAGGTGAAGTCGGCGGTGGCTTCATCCAGGACCCCGGGCGTGTTGGTAACCAGGATACCCCGGCGCGTGCATTCCGCCACGTCGATGTTGTTGTAGCCTACGGCGATGTTGGCCACCGCCTTGAGCCTGGGCGCCTTGTCGAGAAGCGCGGCGTCGATCCGGTCCACGATGGAGACCATCGCGCCGTCCTTGTCCGCCAGGCGCTGCGCCAGGTCCTCGGGACCCCACACGGCGTCGCCCTGGTTGTCGCTCACCTCGAAGTGCTGCCGCAGAAAATCGAGGACTTCGTCGAAGATCTCCCGAGTGACGAGGACTTTAGGCTTCATGGTCGATGGTTCTGAGGGCGGAAAAGTCGGGCATTCCCGCACGCGGGCTCAGTCCGCCCGTGCACGGCGCGACGCCATTATACCGTCCCGCCCGCCCCGGAAGCCCGCCAGCGCGGGTGCCCTCCCCGGAAAAGCTCCGGGCGCAGAGGTCCAGGCGGCGCTCCCTGGACGCCTAGCCCTGCCCCCAGGGCGCCGCCGAGGCGTTGCCCGGCAACTGGTATGGCAGTAATATATCAGGTGCACGAGGAAGGAGGGCAGACCGATGCAGGAAAAACGGGCCAAGCGCACCATCACCGAGATCCGCGATTCCAAGAAGACCGGGGAGAAGATGGTCTACATGTCGGTGCCCGACTACACCTCGGCGCGCTGGGCGGAAATGGCCGGGGTGGACGTGGCGGTGGTGGGCGACAGCCTGGCCATGGTGGCCCACGGCCACACGAGCACTATCCCGGCCACCATGGACATGATGATCATGCACTCGGCGGCGGTGCGGCGAGGCGCCCCCAACACCTTCGTCCTGGGTTGCATGCCGTACCAGAGCTACAACACCGTGGACCGGGCCCTCGCTAACGCCGTCCGCTTCATGCAGGAAGGAATGTGCGACGCGGTCAAGCCCCAGGGCGGCAAATCCCAGGCCCACATCCTCAAGGCCATCGTGGACGCCGGCATCCCCTGCGCTTCCCATATCGGCTTGACGCCCCACACCATCGCCATGTTCGGCGGCTTCAAGGTCCAGGGGCGCACGGCGGAAGCGGCCATGAAGATCCTGGAAGACGCCCTGGCGATCCAGGACGCGGGCTGCTTCATGCTGGAGTTCGAGGCGGTGCCGGCGAAGATCGCCAAGGTGATCTCGGAGCAACTGGAGATTCCCACCATCGGCATCGGCGCGGGCGCCGGCACCGACGGTCAGATCCTGCTGTGCTACGACCTGCTTGGCGTATTCACCGATTTCAAGCCCAAGTTCACTAAACGTTACGCCAACCTAACCGAGGTGGCGGTGGCGGGCATCCGGCGCTACGTGGACGAGGTCAAGGGCGGCGTCTTCCCGGACGAGGAGCACAGTTACGGAGTCGACGAGCGGGAGTACGAGCGCTTTCTCGCCATGGTCGAGCACCGGCGGCAGATCTGACCGGGCCCGCGTTTCTCTCTCAAGGCCCGGAGCCGAGCGCTGGGATATACTTTCCGCGCCTTGCCACGAACCACGAAGAACGACGATGGCACCCGAGCAGACAGCATCCGATGAGCCGCCGGCCGAGCTTGACCAGGGCTTCGAGGAGGCGCGCCTTGCCTCGTAACGGCGTCAAGGGCACCGGGGCCCGGAGCGCCGTCCCGCGCCGTGCCGCCCAGGTCCTGCGCTCGCGCCCCCGCCGGCGCGCCGATCAACCCGGCGAGAGCTTGACCGACCGGGCTTATCGGGATCTGGAGGAGCTGATCGTCACCCTGAAGCTCCCCCCCGGCGCCGCAGTCTCCGAAAGCGTCCTGAGCAGGCAACTGGGCATCGGCCGCACTCCCATTCGTGAAGCCCTGCAGCGGCTCGCCCGGGAGCGTTTGGTGACCATTCTCCCCCGGCGCGGCATCATGGTCTCGGAAGTCAACGTGAAGAGCCAGTTGCGCCTGCTGGAACTGCGGCGCGAGGTGGAGCGGCTCGTCGCCCGCAGCGCCGCGCGTCGGGCGACGCCCGAGGAACGCCAGCGCTTCCATGAGCTCGCGGACAGCTTCGAGCAGGCCGCGCGCACCAACGACGACACCACCTTCATGCGAGTCGACCGGGAGTTCAACGAGCTGTGCCTGGTGGCGGCGCGCAACGAATTCGCCGCCAACGCCATGGGTCTCGTGCACTCTCTGTCGCGGCGCTTCTGGTACATCCACTACAAGCAGGTGGCGGACATGCCCCGCGCCGCCAAGTTGCACGCCGACGAAGCGCGCGCCATTGCCAGCGGCGACGAAAAGGCCGCCGCGGAGGCCTGCGACCGTCTCATCGACTACGTGGAAGAATTCACCCGCGCCACCGTCAGCACCGACGTCTGATTCGCGGCGCGGCGGGATGGCACCGCCTTTTTGGGTCTTGACAAGCGTTCTCGTTCCCGTATACTCATATATCACTCATATATCAGTGATAGACGATATAGACATTACCGATATCACTTATATTGGACCGGTAGAAGATCCGGTAGAGTCTAAGGAGGCAACCATGAAATCCATCGCGTCCGAGCCCATGCTGGTCGAGCGCCACGCCATGAACGAGCGCCAGCGCCAGTTCCGCGAGCAATACAAGTCCAAGATCCACCCGCTGTATAACGGACCTTTCCACATCGGCGTGATCTACGTGGTGGGCGCCGCCGCCATTTGGTGGTGCATCTCTCGCTTGGAAAACGCCACCTGGGAGTGGCTCCTGGTGATCCCCATTTTTTTGTTTTCTAACCTGTTCGAGTGGTGGATTCACAAGAACGTGATGCACCGCCTGGTGGACGTATTCGCCCTGCGCGCCATCTACCAGCGCCACACCCGGGAGCATCACCAGTACTTCACCGACAACGAGATGACGGTGGACTCCACCCGCGAGTGGCGCATCATCTTCTTTCCCTGGCGGG
This region includes:
- a CDS encoding transporter, whose product is MDRYSQFVGLMVQVMLPLSLLVAAGALWPLVFRDAPLAPLRSQLNRLVMYVFYPAIIFAVSATTPITGDLLRVPLLVGIGSLASGVVLYWILYRSPIGRPLNDTTRAVLMVGGMFGNTFNIGVPVLQFFYGPEALRYAVFNDMLMTIPVVWSVGVWICTRLGSHRGNAADQPSVWRVVATMPPIWAFVLGIGLQSLGWVYEPLVNATRFIGQATIPVILFVLGLTVPWRALIPKGEILAVAAVKLLVVPALVWVAARLLFAPMGEPEYAAVVEGTTPTMMTALLLADRFRLDHEAAALLIGWSTVAFWLTLPLCLALGFIQ
- a CDS encoding D-glycerate dehydrogenase, whose product is MKPKVLVTREIFDEVLDFLRQHFEVSDNQGDAVWGPEDLAQRLADKDGAMVSIVDRIDAALLDKAPRLKAVANIAVGYNNIDVAECTRRGILVTNTPGVLDEATADFTWALLLGAARRLTEAEAYLRDGRWKRWELKQLLGADVHGATLGIIGMGRIGQAVARRALGFDMQVLYWNRHRVAPDVERRCSATFVSKEELLARSDFVTLHCPYTPETHHLIGAAEFKKMKRTAILINAARGGVVDDAALAEALRDGTIAAAGLDVYENEPNLHPEFLRLKNVVLAPHIASATRSTRLNMAKKAAENLVAALTRGDPPDLVNPEAKGKR
- the panB gene encoding 3-methyl-2-oxobutanoate hydroxymethyltransferase; the encoded protein is MQEKRAKRTITEIRDSKKTGEKMVYMSVPDYTSARWAEMAGVDVAVVGDSLAMVAHGHTSTIPATMDMMIMHSAAVRRGAPNTFVLGCMPYQSYNTVDRALANAVRFMQEGMCDAVKPQGGKSQAHILKAIVDAGIPCASHIGLTPHTIAMFGGFKVQGRTAEAAMKILEDALAIQDAGCFMLEFEAVPAKIAKVISEQLEIPTIGIGAGAGTDGQILLCYDLLGVFTDFKPKFTKRYANLTEVAVAGIRRYVDEVKGGVFPDEEHSYGVDEREYERFLAMVEHRRQI
- a CDS encoding GntR family transcriptional regulator; the encoded protein is MPRNGVKGTGARSAVPRRAAQVLRSRPRRRADQPGESLTDRAYRDLEELIVTLKLPPGAAVSESVLSRQLGIGRTPIREALQRLARERLVTILPRRGIMVSEVNVKSQLRLLELRREVERLVARSAARRATPEERQRFHELADSFEQAARTNDDTTFMRVDREFNELCLVAARNEFAANAMGLVHSLSRRFWYIHYKQVADMPRAAKLHADEARAIASGDEKAAAEACDRLIDYVEEFTRATVSTDV